A genomic segment from Aridibaculum aurantiacum encodes:
- a CDS encoding nucleoid-associated protein, whose product MTGIDSVQLASVIVHKVGNPTRGEELKLSENALTLNDEIVTKLLARYFLAPFNENEHYQFTHLSDLALNEVYNYVTRLFEDPKSFVATSALLAQFLYSKSTHARVKEGELYVAMFDNVPLGSEYKQAVGIFKSETKETFLKVFPHGQSLEVIHEEGININKLDKGCLIYRNNQADGYTVCVVDNTNKQNDTQYWITDFLQVQPYTDSYHNTDKYLGMCKLFISNEYADKFEVSKSDQIDMMNRSMEYFKTKEQFSLQEFTEEVIHHPEVVDTFIEYKRNFEASRNYEIEDEFDIHLSAVKKQAKVFKSILKLDKNFSIYIHGRKDLIERGFDDETGRKFYKIYYEEEA is encoded by the coding sequence ATGACAGGTATAGATAGTGTACAGCTGGCAAGTGTTATTGTACATAAAGTAGGTAATCCCACACGCGGCGAAGAATTGAAACTTTCCGAGAACGCACTCACCCTAAACGATGAAATAGTAACCAAACTTTTAGCCCGTTACTTCCTGGCTCCTTTCAACGAGAACGAACACTACCAGTTTACGCACCTGAGCGACCTGGCGCTGAACGAAGTCTACAACTATGTTACCCGCTTGTTTGAAGATCCAAAATCTTTTGTGGCTACTTCTGCCTTGCTGGCGCAATTCCTCTATAGCAAAAGCACGCATGCACGAGTGAAGGAAGGAGAACTATACGTGGCTATGTTTGATAATGTACCGCTTGGTTCAGAATACAAACAAGCAGTAGGAATATTTAAATCCGAGACTAAAGAAACCTTTCTGAAAGTGTTCCCACATGGGCAGAGCCTGGAGGTAATTCACGAGGAAGGTATCAATATAAACAAGCTCGACAAAGGCTGTCTTATTTATAGGAACAACCAGGCCGATGGCTATACGGTATGTGTGGTGGACAACACAAATAAGCAGAACGATACACAGTATTGGATCACTGATTTTTTGCAAGTACAGCCATATACCGATAGCTACCACAATACGGATAAATACCTGGGCATGTGCAAACTGTTTATATCAAACGAATATGCTGATAAGTTTGAGGTATCCAAAAGCGACCAGATCGATATGATGAACCGGTCAATGGAGTACTTTAAAACCAAAGAGCAGTTCAGCCTGCAGGAGTTTACCGAAGAGGTGATACATCACCCGGAGGTGGTAGATACATTTATAGAATACAAAAGAAACTTCGAGGCCAGCCGCAACTACGAAATAGAAGATGAATTCGACATACATCTATCTGCAGTAAAAAAGCAGGCAAAGGTTTTCAAAAGCATCCTGAAGCTGGATAAGAACTTCAGCATTTATATACATGGCAGGAAAGACCTGATAGAAAGAGGCTTTGATGATGAGACCGGCAGAAAATTCTACAAGATTTATTATGAAGAAGAAGCATAG
- a CDS encoding M23 family metallopeptidase: MSYRIFPAVIALIVISFSSCTTSGPSGIFGKKSPHEAYGDKLKSAGLHETALGKQWFQAAERSLVNPVQVKLPYRETGYFSADQPRAAGVRFAAKRGEKININLSKKPTTGFMIYVDLWQPGSASNTSPKLLSSADTTDATLEYEVKQEGTYLVRLQPELLKGGEYTLSITTAPSLAFPVSPDAKSNIGSFWGANRDGGARRHEGIDIFAARRTPLVAAADGVIGAVNENNLGGKVVWLRPLNRDYTLYYAHLDEQLVQPGQRVKAGDVIGLMGNTGNAKTTSPHLHFGIYAAGGAVDPLPFVNKNTKEAPRVTAPLQHLAKKVKTTRSTSLTANADGSGKTISLDANTVLVVEAAAENKFRATLPDGTSGYIASSMVADIDKPIRKTTISKAHPLLDAPSAEAPQKAIVSAGEAVNVLASFNNFYYVSTKDVAGWMPKQVL, translated from the coding sequence ATGAGTTACAGGATTTTTCCAGCAGTTATTGCATTAATAGTTATTAGTTTTTCCTCTTGTACCACATCGGGACCATCGGGCATTTTTGGCAAAAAGAGCCCGCACGAGGCCTATGGAGATAAACTAAAAAGTGCCGGTCTTCATGAAACCGCATTAGGAAAACAATGGTTCCAGGCGGCAGAGCGCAGCTTGGTAAACCCTGTACAGGTAAAACTGCCTTACCGGGAAACAGGATATTTTTCAGCAGATCAGCCACGGGCTGCAGGCGTTCGCTTTGCTGCAAAGCGCGGTGAAAAGATCAATATCAACTTGTCAAAAAAACCGACCACCGGCTTCATGATCTACGTGGACCTTTGGCAGCCGGGCAGTGCCAGCAATACCTCTCCAAAGCTTTTATCTTCTGCTGATACCACGGATGCTACCCTGGAATACGAAGTAAAGCAGGAAGGAACTTACCTGGTAAGGCTGCAGCCCGAACTACTGAAAGGTGGCGAATACACTTTATCTATTACCACAGCACCTTCGCTTGCTTTCCCGGTTTCGCCCGATGCTAAAAGCAATATTGGTAGCTTTTGGGGAGCCAACCGCGATGGCGGCGCAAGAAGACATGAAGGCATTGACATCTTTGCTGCGAGACGTACACCACTGGTAGCCGCAGCCGATGGGGTGATAGGAGCCGTAAATGAGAACAACCTGGGAGGAAAGGTTGTTTGGCTGCGCCCGCTAAACAGGGATTATACCCTGTACTACGCACACCTGGACGAACAACTGGTACAGCCGGGACAGAGGGTAAAAGCCGGCGACGTAATAGGTCTGATGGGTAATACAGGCAATGCTAAAACCACATCACCGCATTTGCATTTTGGCATTTATGCCGCTGGTGGCGCTGTTGATCCTTTGCCTTTTGTAAATAAGAATACCAAAGAAGCCCCACGTGTTACTGCACCGCTACAGCACCTGGCTAAGAAAGTGAAGACCACCCGCAGCACCAGCCTAACTGCTAATGCAGATGGTAGCGGCAAAACCATTTCGCTTGATGCTAATACTGTATTGGTTGTAGAGGCTGCCGCAGAAAATAAATTCAGGGCTACTTTACCAGACGGCACCTCCGGCTATATTGCCAGTAGCATGGTAGCAGATATAGATAAGCCAATACGCAAAACAACTATATCTAAAGCACATCCACTTCTGGACGCTCCATCTGCAGAAGCACCACAAAAAGCAATAGTAAGTGCCGGTGAAGCAGTAAATGTATTGGCGTCGTTCAATAATTTCTACTATGTGAGCACCAAAGATGTAGCGGGCTGGATGCCGAAACAGGTTCTTTAA
- a CDS encoding efflux RND transporter periplasmic adaptor subunit — protein sequence MKYFSIFLSLFILSCHSKKETKETKQQGPQATTVDVLVVNPQTVTNTVEANGTIVAGESVDVRPEISGRITYLSVNEGSRVAKGAVIARINDADLRAQLNKIKVQLDLARTTVDRYKKLLDIQGINRADYDLAVNEVNRLQADIAIIQEQIARTVVRAPFSGVVGLRQVSPGAYVTPQTVIASLQQLTNPRIDFTLPEVYSHLVKRGNTVVVEAGMEGVKRRATITAVEPQISTATRNLMVRANLQDASGINPGTFVKVFVEAGQDNSIQIPASAIIPDARAKQVVLVKEGKAKFVDIETGIRREGAVQVTNGLNNGDSVIVTGVLFARPNSPVKVRSVKRLEEVI from the coding sequence ATGAAATATTTTTCCATATTTCTTTCTCTTTTCATTCTATCGTGTCACAGCAAAAAGGAAACAAAGGAAACAAAGCAGCAAGGACCTCAAGCCACCACTGTTGATGTATTGGTGGTAAATCCGCAAACAGTTACCAATACAGTAGAAGCAAACGGAACCATTGTAGCAGGAGAGTCTGTTGATGTTAGACCTGAGATCAGCGGCAGGATAACCTACTTAAGTGTAAACGAAGGCAGCAGGGTAGCTAAGGGTGCTGTAATAGCAAGAATAAATGATGCCGACCTGCGTGCCCAGCTTAATAAAATAAAAGTGCAGCTAGACCTGGCACGTACTACAGTAGATCGTTATAAAAAACTATTAGATATACAAGGCATCAACCGTGCTGACTATGACCTGGCGGTAAACGAAGTGAACAGGCTTCAGGCAGATATTGCCATCATCCAGGAGCAGATAGCGCGTACCGTAGTGCGTGCACCATTTTCAGGAGTGGTTGGCTTAAGGCAGGTAAGCCCGGGAGCTTATGTGACGCCGCAAACGGTGATCGCCAGTTTACAGCAACTTACCAACCCGCGTATAGATTTTACCCTGCCTGAAGTTTACAGCCACCTGGTAAAGCGTGGAAATACTGTAGTAGTAGAAGCAGGTATGGAAGGTGTAAAACGTCGTGCTACGATAACCGCTGTTGAACCACAAATAAGTACAGCCACCAGGAACCTGATGGTAAGAGCCAACCTGCAAGATGCAAGTGGAATCAATCCCGGAACTTTTGTAAAAGTGTTTGTGGAGGCTGGGCAGGATAACAGCATCCAGATACCGGCTAGTGCCATCATTCCGGATGCACGTGCAAAACAGGTAGTGCTGGTAAAAGAAGGTAAGGCGAAGTTTGTTGATATAGAAACAGGCATTCGTCGTGAAGGTGCTGTGCAGGTAACCAACGGTTTGAACAATGGCGACAGCGTGATTGTGACTGGTGTTTTGTTCGCCCGACCTAACTCGCCGGTAAAAGTGCGTAGTGTAAAAAGGCTAGAAGAGGTTATTTAA
- a CDS encoding efflux RND transporter permease subunit yields MNISELSLRRPVLATVINIMIVLFGIVGFTFLSVREYPAIDPPIVNVRTSYTGANSDIIESQITEPLEKAINGIPGIKSITSSSTAGSSNITVEFDLEVSMEEAANDVRDKVGQAVRNLPQDVDAPPVVSKADASSEFIIILAVQSRTKGLLELSDYAESVLMERFQTINQVSAVNIFGQKRYAMRIWLQPDRLNAFNISFTEVQNALNRENVELPSGKISGSNTELIIRTLGRLTTEEDFAGLIVRQDSAGIVRLADVAKVELGPQNEEASWKYNGVNAVGLAIIPQPGANYINISDEFNRRLEELKAAEKSDIEMNVLFDTTLNVRKSLEEVKETLLIAIVLVVLVILFFFRNWIIAIRPLIDIPISLVATFFIMYMAGFSINVLTLLAIVLATGLVVDDGIVVTENIFRKLEEGMPIKKAALLGSREIFFAVISTSITLAVVFLPVIFLEGFVGRLFREFGVVVAGAVLVSSVVSLTITPVLNVYMRRKKPGHGKFYDRTEPFFRKMESGYRNFLERFLRVRWMAWVLIGICGVIIYLIGSNIKSEIAPLEDKSNVRFAVTGPEGASFDYMVKVGEDVVNYLYDSIPERDFVFGAIPGFGSSGLNSGTLRLALVPPEERDRSQSEIVKDLQRKLSRFNNARIVPIEEQTISVGGGRGSQPVQFIIQNLDFQKIKDVIPRFLDEARKDKTFANVDVNLKFNKPELQLEIDRIRAKDLGLSITDVGGAVQSAFSGRRSGYFTMSGRQYEVISQVERSNRDEPTDINKIYVRNAMGQNIPLSSVVKLVETSNPPTLFHYNRFKSATFQASLAEGYTIGDGVASMQAIANRLLDETFQTSLSGPSRDYAESSSNTAFAFGLALILIYLVLAAQFESFTDPFIIMITVPLALAGALISLWFFDHTLNIFSQIGMIMLIGLVTKNGILIVEFANQKREQGIPRMQAVLDAAAQRLRPILMTSLATALGALPIALSFGAAATSRIPLGIVVVGGIMFSLILTLLVIPAVYTYISGKHKKNHNKEYDEVKIEERLKFEHTLEKY; encoded by the coding sequence ATGAATATCTCCGAATTATCACTCAGGCGACCGGTGCTGGCAACCGTGATCAATATTATGATCGTGTTGTTTGGTATCGTAGGCTTTACTTTTTTATCGGTACGAGAATACCCCGCCATTGACCCGCCAATCGTAAATGTTCGCACCTCTTATACCGGTGCAAACTCAGACATCATAGAATCGCAGATAACCGAACCACTTGAAAAAGCGATTAATGGTATCCCGGGAATTAAAAGCATTACCTCATCCAGTACGGCAGGTTCCAGTAATATAACTGTAGAGTTTGACCTGGAAGTATCGATGGAAGAAGCCGCCAACGATGTACGGGATAAAGTGGGGCAGGCTGTGAGAAACCTGCCGCAGGACGTAGATGCGCCGCCGGTGGTAAGTAAAGCAGATGCCAGCAGTGAATTCATTATCATACTGGCGGTGCAAAGCCGCACCAAAGGCCTTCTTGAGCTGAGTGACTATGCAGAGAGTGTGCTAATGGAAAGATTCCAGACTATTAACCAGGTGAGTGCGGTAAACATTTTTGGCCAGAAGCGCTATGCCATGCGCATCTGGCTGCAGCCTGACCGGTTGAATGCTTTCAACATTTCTTTTACCGAAGTGCAAAACGCATTGAACAGGGAAAATGTGGAGCTGCCCTCTGGTAAAATTTCTGGTAGCAATACTGAACTGATCATCCGGACACTGGGTCGATTAACTACCGAAGAAGATTTTGCAGGCCTGATAGTAAGGCAGGATTCTGCAGGTATTGTTCGCCTGGCCGATGTAGCCAAAGTAGAATTAGGTCCGCAGAACGAAGAAGCCAGCTGGAAGTACAATGGTGTAAATGCAGTTGGTCTTGCTATTATTCCACAACCAGGTGCGAATTACATTAATATATCCGACGAGTTCAACCGGAGGCTTGAAGAGCTAAAAGCTGCTGAAAAGTCGGACATCGAAATGAACGTTCTGTTTGATACTACCCTCAACGTAAGAAAATCTCTAGAAGAGGTTAAGGAAACGCTGCTGATAGCTATTGTGCTGGTGGTTTTGGTTATCCTGTTCTTCTTTAGAAACTGGATCATTGCCATTAGGCCATTGATCGATATCCCGATATCACTTGTTGCTACTTTCTTCATCATGTACATGGCAGGCTTCTCTATAAATGTACTTACGCTGCTGGCTATTGTACTGGCTACCGGCCTTGTGGTGGATGATGGAATTGTGGTAACTGAAAACATTTTCAGAAAGCTGGAAGAAGGGATGCCGATAAAGAAGGCGGCACTTCTTGGAAGCCGCGAGATATTCTTTGCTGTTATTTCTACCTCCATCACACTGGCTGTGGTATTCCTGCCCGTAATCTTCCTTGAAGGTTTTGTAGGAAGACTATTCAGAGAATTTGGAGTAGTGGTAGCTGGAGCTGTATTGGTTTCATCAGTCGTTTCACTAACCATCACACCGGTATTAAATGTATACATGCGCCGCAAAAAACCGGGACATGGAAAATTCTACGACCGCACCGAACCTTTCTTCAGAAAGATGGAAAGTGGCTACCGCAATTTTTTGGAGCGCTTCCTGAGAGTAAGGTGGATGGCGTGGGTGCTGATTGGCATTTGTGGTGTTATTATTTACCTGATTGGCAGCAACATAAAAAGTGAGATTGCACCGCTGGAAGATAAAAGCAATGTTCGTTTTGCAGTTACCGGTCCGGAAGGAGCCAGCTTCGACTACATGGTAAAAGTGGGTGAGGATGTGGTAAACTATCTATATGATTCCATTCCAGAGCGTGATTTCGTATTTGGAGCCATCCCCGGATTTGGAAGCTCGGGCCTGAACAGCGGAACGCTCCGCCTGGCCTTGGTACCTCCTGAAGAAAGAGATCGTTCTCAATCAGAAATAGTGAAAGATCTGCAGCGCAAGCTTAGCCGGTTCAATAATGCGCGTATAGTACCTATAGAAGAACAAACCATTTCTGTCGGTGGAGGACGTGGTTCGCAACCGGTGCAGTTCATTATTCAGAACCTGGATTTCCAGAAAATAAAAGATGTGATACCAAGGTTCCTGGATGAGGCTCGTAAGGATAAGACTTTTGCAAATGTTGATGTGAACCTGAAGTTCAATAAGCCGGAACTTCAACTGGAGATTGATAGGATACGAGCAAAAGATCTTGGACTTTCTATTACTGATGTAGGTGGAGCTGTGCAAAGTGCATTTAGCGGTCGGCGGTCTGGCTACTTTACCATGAGCGGAAGGCAGTACGAGGTGATTTCGCAGGTGGAGCGTAGCAACAGGGATGAACCTACAGATATCAACAAGATCTATGTGCGCAATGCAATGGGACAAAACATACCACTGAGCTCTGTTGTGAAGCTGGTGGAAACAAGTAACCCACCAACACTGTTTCACTACAACAGGTTTAAGTCAGCAACTTTCCAGGCATCGCTGGCAGAAGGATATACCATAGGAGATGGCGTTGCGTCTATGCAAGCCATTGCTAATCGCTTGTTGGATGAAACTTTCCAGACATCGCTAAGCGGACCTTCCCGGGATTATGCCGAAAGTTCTTCTAATACAGCTTTTGCATTCGGACTGGCTCTGATCCTCATTTACCTGGTACTTGCGGCACAGTTTGAAAGTTTTACAGATCCTTTTATCATCATGATTACTGTACCACTTGCGCTTGCAGGTGCACTTATCAGCTTGTGGTTTTTCGACCATACGCTCAACATCTTTTCGCAAATCGGGATGATCATGCTCATCGGGTTGGTAACCAAGAATGGAATCCTGATAGTGGAGTTTGCTAACCAGAAACGTGAGCAGGGGATACCGCGGATGCAAGCAGTGCTGGATGCAGCAGCTCAACGTTTGCGGCCAATTCTTATGACCAGTTTGGCTACTGCATTAGGTGCCCTGCCAATTGCTTTGAGCTTTGGTGCGGCAGCTACCAGCCGAATTCCTTTGGGTATTGTAGTGGTGGGTGGTATCATGTTCTCCCTCATCCTTACCCTTTTGGTTATACCTGCAGTGTATACATATATTTCGGGCAAACACAAAAAAAACCACAACAAAGAATACGATGAAGTGAAGATTGAAGAGCGCCTGAAGTTTGAACACACACTGGAAAAATATTAA
- a CDS encoding TolC family protein, with amino-acid sequence MNRTKIFLLTCLCSLWMIGAGAQVLTLEEAINIALRNSLDIQIARNNVEASGINNHISIAGGLPVVTGSLTDNQSITNLNQELTNGQKIQRRGNVQNQLNAGVTGNYTLFNGFRIQATRQRLEALENQSEHQLSLQIQNIISDVMVRYYDIVRQQGFMETIRQSIEVTRQRKELMDVRQSVGLANNADTYQAQLDLVASQQELRAQELVLNQAKADLMNLLAQRPDSNYLVRDTIVVDSTIMMATVVDAISTNPELRSAEEQVRINEFLAREVGALRYPSVGVSAGYNYSRSQSSAGFTLLNQNTGPFVGLNVQVPIFNGGANRRRLRVAEIDTRNANLQREVVVNNLETLAVRAYQSYQNTLERLRIERENNQVAAALLNVVTQRFQHGVGTVIDLREAQRSFIEAGYRLVNLSYSAKVAEIELKRISSQLGR; translated from the coding sequence ATGAACAGGACTAAAATTTTTCTTCTTACCTGCCTTTGCAGTTTATGGATGATAGGTGCAGGTGCACAGGTGCTTACGTTGGAGGAGGCTATCAATATTGCGCTTCGCAACAGCCTGGATATACAGATTGCGCGCAACAATGTAGAAGCAAGCGGCATCAATAATCACATCAGCATTGCTGGCGGATTACCTGTTGTAACAGGTTCACTTACTGATAACCAGTCCATCACCAACCTGAACCAGGAATTGACGAATGGACAGAAGATACAGCGTAGAGGAAACGTACAGAACCAACTAAATGCCGGCGTTACCGGCAACTATACATTGTTCAATGGATTTAGGATCCAGGCTACCCGCCAAAGGCTTGAAGCACTGGAAAACCAGAGTGAACATCAACTAAGCCTGCAGATCCAAAACATCATCTCCGATGTAATGGTGAGGTATTATGACATAGTAAGGCAGCAAGGTTTCATGGAAACCATCAGGCAGAGTATAGAGGTTACGCGGCAGAGAAAGGAACTAATGGACGTACGGCAAAGTGTGGGCCTTGCTAACAATGCTGATACTTACCAGGCACAGCTCGATCTTGTGGCAAGCCAGCAAGAGCTGCGGGCACAGGAGCTTGTACTTAACCAGGCCAAAGCCGACCTGATGAACTTGCTTGCCCAGCGGCCAGACAGCAACTACCTGGTACGTGATACTATAGTAGTTGACAGCACTATCATGATGGCAACAGTGGTGGATGCAATATCTACCAATCCTGAACTACGGTCAGCCGAAGAGCAGGTAAGGATCAATGAATTCTTAGCACGTGAGGTAGGTGCCTTAAGGTATCCATCAGTGGGTGTAAGTGCTGGATATAATTACTCCCGTAGCCAGAGCTCTGCAGGTTTTACATTATTGAATCAAAATACCGGTCCTTTTGTTGGTTTGAATGTGCAGGTTCCCATCTTCAATGGAGGTGCTAACCGAAGAAGATTAAGAGTAGCAGAGATTGATACACGCAATGCTAACCTTCAGCGGGAGGTAGTAGTGAACAACCTGGAAACATTAGCCGTACGAGCTTACCAGTCTTACCAGAATACATTAGAGCGCCTGCGCATTGAAAGGGAGAATAACCAGGTGGCCGCAGCTTTACTAAATGTAGTGACCCAAAGATTTCAACACGGAGTAGGAACAGTAATAGACCTGCGTGAAGCGCAAAGAAGTTTTATAGAAGCGGGTTACAGGCTGGTCAATTTATCTTACTCGGCTAAGGTGGCTGAAATAGAACTAAAGCGAATCAGCAGCCAGTTAGGAAGGTAA
- a CDS encoding HNH endonuclease, which translates to MLKDLPGEQWKTVLFNFNFANDYKLLVSNYGRLKTYNKINKGQLLKGSTIKGYKIVRLKFYKARDAKTEERFENMHQQITLLVKKNSSLKKQLNLKKITADEVVEVKKKLENNNLLLQRLKLNLRRDMEKDLQARVIHYHSLVHRLVAEYFCPRPSPEHSIVAHLDFAKQNNRSDNLAWMTPEENILHQQKSPNVITSRANRKEGNSYNPNSKVNKLTITKVMLLKKLLSQGKPIKTLVKQFKITDTQILRIKRGENWGYVEAAK; encoded by the coding sequence ATGCTTAAAGATCTACCAGGTGAGCAGTGGAAAACCGTACTGTTCAACTTCAACTTTGCCAATGATTACAAATTGCTTGTCTCCAACTATGGCAGGCTAAAAACTTATAATAAGATCAACAAAGGGCAATTGCTAAAAGGCTCCACTATCAAAGGCTACAAAATTGTTCGCCTGAAGTTTTACAAAGCAAGAGATGCAAAAACAGAAGAGCGTTTTGAGAATATGCACCAGCAGATTACGCTGCTGGTAAAGAAAAACAGTAGTTTAAAAAAGCAGCTCAACCTGAAAAAAATAACCGCTGATGAGGTGGTAGAAGTGAAAAAGAAACTGGAGAATAACAACCTATTGCTGCAAAGGCTAAAACTAAACCTGAGGCGGGATATGGAGAAAGACCTGCAAGCAAGAGTGATACACTATCATTCCTTGGTTCATAGGCTGGTGGCGGAATACTTCTGTCCCAGACCATCTCCTGAACATAGTATAGTGGCGCACCTTGATTTTGCTAAACAAAATAACCGCAGCGACAACCTGGCTTGGATGACACCTGAAGAAAATATACTCCACCAGCAGAAGAGCCCAAATGTTATTACATCAAGAGCAAACAGGAAAGAAGGCAATTCTTACAACCCAAATTCTAAGGTGAATAAGCTCACAATAACGAAAGTAATGTTGCTTAAAAAATTGCTTAGCCAGGGAAAGCCAATCAAGACATTGGTGAAACAGTTTAAGATTACCGACACACAGATCCTACGAATAAAACGCGGAGAAAACTGGGGTTATGTAGAAGCAGCTAAGTAG
- a CDS encoding methionine aminotransferase, with protein MKTATLKIISKLPNVGTNIFTVMSSLAVQHNAVNLGQGFPDFQMSDELTGLVNKAMKEGMNQYTHMNGYPLLRQRLAEKVEKLYGNRIGAETDITITPGATYAIYTALTTVLQPGDEVIMFEPAYDSYIPNIEINGAVPVLIPLSYPDYSIPWDEVRRKITSRTRVIMINSPHNPTGSVISKKDIEELSAIVEGTNIFILSDEVYEHLIFDNLQHESILRYPHLLQRAFVVFSFGKTYHCTGWKLGYCIAAPYAMKEFRKVHQYNAFTSFTPTQVALAEYLSDEKAYLDLGSEMQQKRDYFQQLMDNTPFKALPSYGSYFQCYSYKGITNEGDFDFAVRLTKDFGLTPIPVSAFYKNGKDDKVLRFCFAKKEETLEKAVKQLVNL; from the coding sequence ATGAAAACAGCAACTTTGAAAATCATCAGCAAGCTTCCTAATGTAGGTACTAACATCTTCACGGTTATGAGTTCATTGGCCGTTCAACATAATGCGGTTAATCTGGGACAAGGTTTTCCTGATTTCCAGATGAGCGATGAACTGACAGGCCTGGTGAATAAAGCCATGAAAGAAGGCATGAACCAGTACACGCATATGAATGGTTACCCGCTACTGAGGCAAAGGCTTGCTGAAAAGGTTGAAAAATTATACGGCAACCGTATAGGTGCTGAAACGGATATTACCATAACACCCGGTGCTACCTATGCTATATATACTGCACTTACTACAGTGCTACAGCCAGGGGATGAGGTCATTATGTTTGAACCAGCGTATGATAGCTATATTCCTAATATTGAGATCAATGGTGCGGTGCCGGTGCTCATACCACTTTCTTACCCTGATTATTCCATTCCGTGGGACGAGGTAAGACGAAAGATCACTTCAAGAACAAGGGTGATCATGATCAACTCGCCGCATAATCCTACAGGGAGTGTTATCAGTAAAAAAGATATTGAAGAACTGTCGGCCATAGTAGAAGGCACCAACATCTTTATTCTTAGCGACGAAGTGTACGAACACCTAATCTTCGACAACCTGCAGCACGAGAGCATACTGCGCTATCCACACTTATTACAACGCGCTTTTGTTGTATTCTCATTTGGTAAAACCTACCACTGTACCGGGTGGAAGCTTGGCTACTGCATTGCTGCGCCTTATGCTATGAAAGAGTTCAGAAAGGTGCACCAGTACAATGCTTTTACCAGTTTTACGCCTACGCAGGTGGCACTTGCAGAATACCTATCAGATGAAAAAGCCTACCTGGACCTGGGTAGCGAAATGCAGCAGAAACGTGATTACTTCCAGCAACTAATGGATAATACCCCATTCAAAGCGTTGCCTAGCTATGGTAGCTACTTCCAGTGTTATAGCTACAAAGGCATTACGAATGAAGGCGACTTTGACTTTGCTGTCAGGTTAACTAAAGACTTCGGGCTTACACCTATACCTGTTTCTGCTTTTTATAAAAATGGGAAGGACGATAAGGTGCTGCGGTTTTGTTTTGCCAAAAAAGAAGAAACACTTGAGAAGGCGGTAAAACAGCTGGTAAACCTATAG
- a CDS encoding PadR family transcriptional regulator has product MNIDNTQSQMRKGVLEFCILSIIRQGEAYPSDIVEKMKAANLNILEGTLYPLLTRLKNAELLTYRWVESNSGPPRKYFSMTEKGLAFYGELEATWNELANAVNALTAPISDTEYPANQL; this is encoded by the coding sequence ATGAATATAGATAACACTCAGAGCCAGATGCGCAAAGGGGTATTGGAGTTTTGCATTTTATCCATCATCAGGCAAGGGGAAGCTTACCCGAGTGATATAGTGGAAAAAATGAAAGCAGCCAATCTAAACATATTAGAAGGCACCCTTTACCCGCTCTTAACAAGGTTGAAAAATGCAGAACTGCTAACCTACCGTTGGGTAGAAAGCAACAGTGGACCGCCCAGGAAATATTTCAGCATGACAGAAAAAGGTCTTGCTTTCTATGGCGAACTGGAAGCCACCTGGAACGAACTGGCAAACGCAGTAAATGCACTTACAGCACCAATATCCGATACTGAATATCCAGCCAACCAACTTTAA